A stretch of the Synechocystis sp. PCC 7338 genome encodes the following:
- a CDS encoding chemotaxis protein CheW: protein MPANTFSSNAMLGDTQVPRQQFLQFVLEPDTNLILPLFQLTEILTVPLGQITPIPHMPPWTMGVHNWRGEVLWVIDFGAFLGLSPWHLQSGSRTNYQVIILNGGVPFDLDPSGGRRSPGQRSQMLGLVVTEVKDITWCETDQIQSPPAASVSSDLAPYVRGFWVSPPGVMYVVLDAQSIVGRLVATTQVNPN, encoded by the coding sequence TTGCCAGCCAACACCTTTTCTTCCAACGCCATGCTGGGGGATACCCAAGTCCCCCGCCAGCAGTTTTTACAATTTGTCCTTGAACCAGACACCAACTTGATTTTGCCTCTGTTCCAGTTAACGGAGATTCTGACGGTGCCCCTGGGGCAGATTACCCCCATTCCCCACATGCCTCCTTGGACTATGGGGGTTCATAATTGGCGAGGAGAAGTGCTCTGGGTGATTGATTTTGGCGCTTTTTTGGGGCTATCTCCTTGGCATCTCCAATCCGGTTCCCGCACCAACTATCAGGTTATTATTTTAAATGGAGGTGTACCCTTCGACCTTGATCCCAGCGGAGGCAGGCGATCGCCAGGTCAACGCAGTCAGATGTTGGGACTAGTGGTCACAGAGGTGAAGGACATTACCTGGTGTGAAACGGATCAAATCCAATCTCCCCCCGCCGCCAGCGTTAGTTCTGACCTTGCACCCTATGTGCGGGGATTTTGGGTCAGCCCCCCAGGGGTGATGTATGTGGTGTTGGATGCCCAGTCCATAGTGGGCCGCCTCGTGGCCACCACCCAAGTTAATCCTAATTAA
- a CDS encoding response regulator transcription factor, which yields MGSALIIDDSSTERSIISDFCQKLGINVTTAISGEEALEKLSQAVPDVIILDIVLPGRSGFEICRELKDKDQTKSIPVILCSTKATDMDKFWGKRQGADAYITKPIDQEEFNTVIKQFI from the coding sequence ATGGGCAGCGCACTTATTATTGACGATTCCTCCACAGAACGTTCAATTATCAGTGATTTTTGTCAGAAGTTAGGCATTAACGTCACCACAGCCATCAGTGGCGAAGAAGCCTTGGAAAAATTGTCCCAGGCGGTGCCCGACGTAATTATTTTGGATATTGTACTGCCGGGGCGCAGTGGTTTTGAAATTTGTCGAGAATTGAAAGACAAAGATCAAACTAAAAGTATTCCAGTCATCCTCTGTTCCACTAAGGCCACGGATATGGATAAATTTTGGGGCAAACGCCAAGGGGCGGACGCCTATATTACTAAACCCATTGATCAAGAGGAGTTCAACACAGTAATTAAGCAATTTATCTAA
- a CDS encoding response regulator — MTAPTPSSHSVPIQEFTASRQASFFDGLKQPRFSGQLILSTAAGEQWSFYLYLGRIMYATGGRHAVRRWRRQIASYLPQIAANLASVQTDLASIDPQDLQICWEYQLLCHWVAQQKVTREQAARLIRATVVEVLFDITQSMEVACDLRQDNLLSTRLVLIDADQMIAESQQLWSKWQGAKIADRSPNAAPIIRQAEQLQQRTTSQVYQTLKQLLDGNQSLRDLSVRMRRDVLSVTTSLLPYLQLGLVELIKIPDLPPPIAPPVRGVVAQPDVPSGPLIACVDDSPLICQTMEKILTTAGYRFVGVNDPLRAIAILLARKPDLIFLDLVMPNANGYEICGQLRKLSIFKSTPIVILTGNDGIVDRVRAKMVGSTDFLSKPVNPDMVLQTIKKHLQEQASVPAE, encoded by the coding sequence ATGACAGCTCCCACTCCCTCCTCCCACTCAGTTCCAATTCAAGAATTCACCGCCTCCCGACAGGCCAGTTTCTTCGATGGACTGAAGCAACCCCGTTTTAGCGGCCAACTAATTCTTTCCACTGCAGCGGGGGAACAGTGGTCATTTTATCTTTATCTAGGCCGCATTATGTATGCCACCGGAGGGCGTCATGCTGTCCGGCGTTGGCGTCGGCAAATTGCTTCCTACCTGCCTCAAATTGCTGCTAATTTAGCCTCTGTGCAAACGGATTTAGCTAGCATTGATCCCCAGGATTTACAAATTTGCTGGGAATACCAACTACTCTGTCACTGGGTAGCCCAACAGAAGGTCACCAGGGAACAGGCCGCCCGACTCATTCGGGCCACGGTGGTAGAAGTATTGTTTGACATTACCCAATCCATGGAGGTGGCCTGTGATCTGCGTCAGGATAATTTGCTCTCTACTAGGTTGGTGCTGATTGACGCAGACCAGATGATTGCCGAGTCCCAACAGTTATGGAGCAAATGGCAGGGGGCCAAGATTGCGGACCGCTCCCCCAATGCGGCCCCCATCATTCGCCAGGCGGAACAGTTGCAACAACGCACCACTTCCCAGGTGTACCAAACCCTCAAGCAATTGCTGGACGGGAATCAGTCCCTACGGGATTTGTCCGTGCGCATGAGGCGGGATGTGTTAAGTGTAACCACTTCCCTTTTGCCCTATCTGCAGTTGGGATTGGTGGAGTTGATTAAAATTCCCGATTTGCCGCCCCCCATTGCTCCGCCAGTGAGGGGAGTGGTGGCCCAGCCCGATGTGCCCAGTGGCCCTCTGATCGCCTGTGTGGATGACAGTCCCCTGATTTGTCAGACCATGGAAAAAATCCTCACCACAGCCGGTTATCGGTTTGTGGGAGTTAATGATCCGCTACGGGCGATCGCCATTCTTCTGGCCCGTAAACCGGATTTAATTTTCCTCGATTTGGTAATGCCCAATGCCAACGGGTATGAAATTTGTGGACAGTTGCGTAAATTATCCATTTTCAAAAGTACTCCCATTGTCATCCTTACCGGCAATGACGGCATTGTTGATCGGGTGCGGGCCAAAATGGTCGGCTCCACCGATTTTTTGAGTAAGCCCGTCAACCCGGACATGGTTTTGCAAACTATCAAAAAACACCTCCAAGAGCAAGCATCGGTGCCAGCGGAATAA
- a CDS encoding M61 family metallopeptidase translates to MIPAPLRLHYQVAMPTPQTHYFTVDFHVQGFAASVLELKFPVWTPGSYLVREYERHLQDFQARSLISGEYLGHQKLGKAHWAIACGEEEDIAISYRIYADELTVRTNHLDYSHGFFTGAALFFYLPGHTDVPLTLTVVPPEPAWAIATALPCKATDLTTGAKTFHAQDFDTLVDSPVEVGIHQDYAFEAQGKEHHFVVWGESNLDGERLVKDTQKIIATEADLFGTLPYDHYWFLLHTSNQGYGGLEHKDSCVLNYDRFGFRDPEKYQRFLQLVAHEFFHLWNIKRIRPQSLEQFDYDQENYTPSLWFSEGTTSYYDLLIPLRAGLYDRQTYLKNLGKEITRYLTTPGRLVQPLAESSFDAWIKLYRRDANGDNSQMSYYLKGELVTLMLDLLIRERHQNQRSFDDVLRAMWQEFGQEEIGFTPAQLRAVITGVADTDLTEFFYTYLHTTAELPLNDYLHPFGLCIKPVQEDLTPYLGIKVKSEAGQEKVTFVAAHSPAAMAGISPQDLLLAINGVRVGAEQLSLRLKDYQANDMIQLTVFHQDLLRTVDVVLASPQANRYEVAPMADPSDSQLQNLAGWLGES, encoded by the coding sequence ATGATCCCAGCTCCCCTTCGCCTGCACTACCAAGTGGCAATGCCAACCCCCCAGACCCACTACTTTACCGTGGATTTCCATGTCCAAGGTTTCGCTGCTTCTGTACTAGAATTAAAATTTCCCGTCTGGACACCGGGATCCTATCTGGTACGGGAATATGAACGACATTTGCAGGACTTCCAAGCCCGGAGTCTAATCAGCGGTGAATATTTGGGCCATCAAAAGTTGGGTAAGGCCCATTGGGCCATTGCCTGTGGAGAGGAAGAAGATATTGCCATTTCCTACCGTATTTATGCCGATGAATTAACCGTAAGAACCAATCACTTGGACTATAGTCATGGTTTCTTCACCGGGGCGGCATTGTTTTTTTACCTGCCAGGACACACAGATGTGCCCCTAACCTTAACCGTTGTTCCCCCCGAACCAGCCTGGGCGATCGCCACTGCCCTGCCCTGTAAGGCAACGGATCTGACCACGGGGGCAAAAACTTTCCATGCCCAGGATTTTGACACGTTGGTGGATAGTCCGGTGGAAGTGGGTATCCATCAAGATTACGCCTTTGAAGCCCAGGGTAAGGAACACCATTTTGTAGTCTGGGGCGAAAGTAACTTAGATGGGGAGCGGTTGGTCAAAGATACCCAGAAAATTATTGCCACGGAAGCCGATCTGTTTGGGACATTGCCCTACGACCATTATTGGTTTTTGCTCCACACATCCAACCAGGGCTATGGCGGTTTAGAGCATAAAGATTCCTGTGTGTTGAACTATGATCGCTTTGGTTTTCGGGATCCGGAAAAATACCAACGGTTTTTGCAACTGGTGGCCCATGAATTTTTCCATCTTTGGAATATCAAGCGCATTCGCCCCCAGTCCCTGGAGCAATTTGATTACGACCAAGAAAATTACACCCCTTCCCTCTGGTTTTCCGAAGGCACCACCAGTTACTATGATCTGCTCATTCCCCTCCGGGCCGGACTGTATGATCGCCAGACCTATCTAAAAAATTTGGGCAAGGAAATCACCCGCTACCTCACTACCCCAGGGCGTTTGGTGCAACCCCTGGCTGAATCTAGTTTTGACGCCTGGATCAAACTCTATCGTCGGGATGCCAACGGCGATAACAGTCAAATGTCCTATTACCTCAAGGGGGAATTGGTGACTTTGATGCTGGATTTGCTCATTCGGGAACGACACCAAAATCAGCGTTCCTTCGATGATGTTCTACGGGCCATGTGGCAGGAGTTTGGCCAGGAAGAAATTGGTTTTACCCCAGCACAATTGCGGGCAGTGATTACCGGAGTGGCGGATACGGACTTGACCGAATTTTTCTACACCTATCTCCACACCACGGCGGAACTTCCCCTCAACGATTACCTGCACCCCTTTGGCTTGTGTATTAAACCCGTGCAGGAAGATTTGACTCCCTATTTGGGCATTAAGGTTAAATCGGAGGCTGGCCAGGAAAAAGTCACCTTTGTGGCCGCCCATTCCCCCGCCGCCATGGCTGGCATTAGTCCCCAGGATTTGTTGCTGGCGATCAATGGTGTAAGGGTTGGGGCCGAACAGCTTTCCCTACGGCTGAAAGACTACCAAGCCAATGATATGATTCAGTTAACGGTGTTTCATCAGGATCTGTTGCGGACGGTGGATGTGGTGCTGGCATCTCCCCAAGCAAACCGTTATGAAGTGGCGCCCATGGCCGACCCCTCGGACAGCCAACTTCAAAATCTGGCGGGCTGGCTAGGTGAATCCTAA